Genomic window (Daucus carota subsp. sativus chromosome 5, DH1 v3.0, whole genome shotgun sequence):
atcgCAAATGGCTCAGATTCAAGCGCAGCCGCAGCCGATTCCGGTGACTGGAGCCAACGGCGTGGCGCCGCCCGCCGCCGCTGCAACGACTTCGCTCTTTGTCGGAGACTTGGATTACAATGTAACCGATTCGCAGTTGTACGACTTGTTTAATCAAGTCGGACAAGTGGTCTCGGTTAGGGTTTGCAGAGATTTGAGTACGGGGAGGTCGCTCGGTTACGGCTATGTGAATTACAGCAATCAGCAAGATGGTGAGTCACTTGCCGTTTGTCTCTAATTTAGTTTGTGTTTTTATCTATTGATATGAGGCTATGTCGTGTTTTAAATGTTTGTTAGTTGTTAATTTGTTATGTTTCCTGTATGGAAATGTAATTTGTTGATGCGGTAGGGTTTTTAGTTGTTAATTTGTTATGTTTGTGGAAGCTTGGTTGGTAGATGAAGATGAATTGTGTCCTGTATGGAAATGTAATTTGTTGATTTGTTGATGCGGCAGGGTTGTTAGTTGTTAATTTGTTATGTTTGTGGAAGCTTGGTTAGTAGATGAAGATGAATTGTGTCCTGTATGGAAATGTAATTTGTTGAATTGTTGATGCGGTAGGGTTGTTAGTTGTTAATTTGTTATGTTTGTGGAAGCTTGGTTAGTAGATGAAGATGAATTGTGTCCTGTATGGAAATGTAACTTGTTGATTTGTTGATGCGGCAGGGTTGTTAGTTGTTAATTTGTTATGTTTGTGGAAGCTTGGTTAGTAGATGAGGATGAATTGTGTGCTGTATGTAAATGTAATTTGTTGATTTGTTGATGCGGTAAGGTTGTTAGTTGTTAATTTGTTATGTTTGTGGAAGCTTGGTTAGTAGATGAAGATGAATTGTGTCCTGTATGGAAATGTAATTTGTTGAATTGTTGATGCGGTAGGGTTGTTAGTTGTTAATTTGTTATGTTTGTGGAAGCTTGGTTAGTAGATGAGGATGAATTGTGTGCTGTATGTAAATGTAATTTGTTGATTTGTTGATGCGGTAAGGTTGTTAGTTGTTAATTTGTTATGTTTGTGGAAGCTTGGTTAGTAGATGATGATGAATTGTGTCCTGTATGGAAATGTAATTTGTTAGATTTGTTGATACGGTAGGGTTGAAATTGTGAATGAAATGTGACGGAACGGCGTGGAGCCTAATTGATGGTTTTGGTTTATGTTAATTTGTAATTGAGGCGAAATGTTGATTGTTGTAGTGTTTTCGATCTGGAATTCAGTGTTTAATGGTTGTCTCAGAAAACTTAATTGGTAAACCAGACTAAAAGTCTTTCCGTGCTTTAATGTGAAACCTAAACTATAGTATATGCTTTTTCAGCCCTATTTCTTGTGTTTTTATGTGAAACCTAATCATGTATCCTGTGTTATACCTATTTCCTGTGTATTAATGTGAAAACCTAAATTGTATATACTTTGTTACCCCTATTGAATGTTTCAACTTCACTTTTTTTTAATCAGTGGATATTAACCACACAAGGGCATGAAAGGTATTTTTGAACCAGTATTAGTATCGACACGTGTACTAATACTATCACGACAGACCTATCaaacatttattattacaagcGCATTTATTATTACTAGCATAATGGAACTGTGCAACAGCTCAATTGATTGACAtgcataaattttcttaattGGGAATGTTTAAAACATATGTTTCTAATATCGAATTTAAAGACATTACAAACATAACGCTTCATCTCAGTTAGaatgaatatatgaatatttgtgcCACTCCCATAGATATAATCATTTCCCTTTCAGCGAGTCCTGTTACCAACATGTACAATTTGCTATGTTAATGGACATGGAGAACACCCTGAACCTTTACAGTTATGTGTTTGTACATTATAAGTCCTCCTGAAGTGATATGTAACATTTTCATCTTTATCTGTATTCAGGGGCCAGGGCACTCGACGTCTTGAATTTCACTCAGCTGAATAACAAGACTATTCGAGTTATGGTTTCTCATCGCGATCCTAGCAAACGGAGGAGTGGAACAGCTAATATCTTTATCAAGGTATTAAGAAACATTAGAGTTTTACATGTAATTCTGCGTGGTCATTGATAGCGACTCACCTATTCATCAATATGCTTTGGTTGCTATGGTTTCACATGGTCAAATTTTGTCCCCCGTAGAATAGAGTTACCTATGTCATTATACTTAAAGTTAATAATTCTTCCAATTTAATATTTGCGCAGAACTTGGACAAATCGATCGACAACAAAGCCTTGCAGGATACCTTTTCAAGTTTTGGAACTATCCTTTCCTGCAAGATAGCGACCGATAATTCTGGCCAGTCTAAAGGCTATGGGTTTGTCCAGTATGATAGTGAAGAAGCTGCTAATACTGCAATTGAAAAGCTAAACGGCATGTTAATGAATGACAAACAAGTTTATGTTGGCATGTTTCTGCGTAAGCAAGATAGAGAGACTGAGATAAGTAAGACTAAATTTAACAACATTTATGTGAAAAATTTGTCCGAAACGACAACTGAAGAGGAGCTTAGGGAAATTTTTGGTGAGCATGGAACAATTACCAGTGTAGTAGTAATGAGGGACGGAGATGGGAAATCAAAGTGTTTTGGGTTTGTCAACTTTGACAACCCTGAAGATGCAGCTAAAGCTGTTGATGCGCTGAATGGAAAGAAGTTTGACGATAAAGAGTGGTATGTTGGCAAAGctcaaaaaaaatctgaaagaGAAGTCGAGCTAAAAAGTAGATTTGAGCAAAGTGTGAAGGAGCAGGTGGACAAATTTCAAGGGCTTAATCTGTATGTTAAGAACTTGGATGAAACCATTGATGATGAAAAACTGAAGGAATTGTTTTCGGAATTTGGAACTATATCTTCGTGCAAGGTTAAATGTTGttcattgtttttttttccccattgtgtgtgtgtgggtgcTCTGTGGAGATGTAAATAATAGACTAAACAAATTGATGTTCATGGTTTTAGGTCATGCGGGATCCCAGTGGTATTAGCCGAGGATCTGGATTTGTTGCATTTTCGACGCCTGAAGAAGCTTCTCGAGCTGTATGTTCTTTGTCCATGCTTTTTATTAGTATTCCTAAGATCTTATCAGTAATCTCATTAAAATTAATTCCTTTAACAACAGCTTGGTGAGATGAATGGCAAAATGATTGTGAGCAAACCACTTTATGTTGCTCTTGCTCAGAGGAAAGAAGACAGAAGAGCAAGGTTACAGGTACACTGTTTTTGTCTTTTTAGTCGCATCTGCATGCATAATGTTGTGCTAATGAGCAATGTTATCTTTTGAATTGTTTCTGATTCTACTGCTTGTTTTAAGCAAGATATATAAAATCCTCAATATTTGAACAAATGTTGTTCCTGAATTAATAAGCAAATATGCATGTATGCAGGCCCAGTTTTCCCAGATGAGGCCCGTTGCCATGGCTCCTTCTATGGCTCCGCGTATGCCGATGTATCCACCTGGTGCTCCGGGTATGGGACAACAACTCTTTTATGGGCAAGCACCTCCTGCAATGATCTCACCCCAGGTACCAGTTTTGTTTTATGCTTTTGCATGCAGGACTGATAGTTGCTAATTTGAAGctctttatatttgttttgttcttttAGTTTACAAAATTTTGAGCCATTCTCTGGTGCAGATTTAATCTTGTTATTGCTGGAATAGTTACCAGAGTTTTAGTTGATCCAACAGTTTCTGTACCCATTCTATGTAGATAACCCTGCACATTGAATAAGTTGTCTgtttaacataaaaaaatttccATCAATGCTGAAACACACGATTCTTTTTTAATCCATGATTACCAGCTTACGTAGTTCCATTTAGGAACTAGGATTTACTAGTAGCAGTTTCACCATGCAAAAAATCCtgcaatattttattaaatgaaaGACAAAAGCATTTTTTCTTTAGAAATGTGTTTGGCTCAATCAATTTTCTTTGTAGGCTGGTTTTGGTTATCAGCAACAGCTGGTACCAGGGATGAGGCCTGGTGGAGGTCCTATGCCAAATTTTTACATGCCAATGGTCCAACAGGGTCAGCAGGGGCAAAGGCCTGGTGGAAGGCGCGGAGCTGGTCCTGCGCCACAAACTCAGCAACCTGTTCCTATGATGCCCCAACAGGTTACTTGaacttctagattgtacttgtgttgccTAATTCTTATCTGGGATTGTGTTGTTTTTAATATGAGTCGTGTCCTTTTCAGCTCATGCCCAGAGGGCGCATGTATCGTTTTCCACCTGGTCGCAATGTTGGAGATGTGACCATGCCAGGTGTTGGAGGAAGCATGCTTCCAGTTCCTTACAACATGGGGGGTATGCTTCCTAGAGATTCTGCAATGGGTCAGCCTATGCCAATTACGGCGTTGGCTTCTGCACTAGCCAATGCTCCATCTGACCAGCAAAGGACGGTAAGCTTCTTTGCAAAAATTTTAGAAACTAGCCAGACTCTTTTAGAAGTTTGTAGCTTACAACTTTATTGTTTGATGGCAGATGCTTGGGGAAAATCTATACCCACTTGTTGACCAGCTAGAGCATGATCATGCAGCCAAAGTTACTGGCATGCTTTTGGAGATGGACCAGACTGAAGTTTTACATTTACTGGAGTCACCTGATGCTCTAAAGGCGAAAGTTGCTGAGGCAATGGATGTCTTGAGGAACGTTTCACAATCTAATACGGCTGATCAACTAGCTGGACTTTCTCTTAATGAGAACCTTGTCTCTTAAGCGTGGTTGGTTGGTTGGTCGGTCGGTTAGAAGACTGGTGTTATTTTTTGGATCCTTCAGTAGTGAAGGATTACATTTTTCTAGAATTAGCTGCCTTGATACTTAGAgattttggatttaagactaaA
Coding sequences:
- the LOC108223157 gene encoding polyadenylate-binding protein 8, which produces MAQIQAQPQPIPVTGANGVAPPAAAATTSLFVGDLDYNVTDSQLYDLFNQVGQVVSVRVCRDLSTGRSLGYGYVNYSNQQDGARALDVLNFTQLNNKTIRVMVSHRDPSKRRSGTANIFIKNLDKSIDNKALQDTFSSFGTILSCKIATDNSGQSKGYGFVQYDSEEAANTAIEKLNGMLMNDKQVYVGMFLRKQDRETEISKTKFNNIYVKNLSETTTEEELREIFGEHGTITSVVVMRDGDGKSKCFGFVNFDNPEDAAKAVDALNGKKFDDKEWYVGKAQKKSEREVELKSRFEQSVKEQVDKFQGLNLYVKNLDETIDDEKLKELFSEFGTISSCKVMRDPSGISRGSGFVAFSTPEEASRALGEMNGKMIVSKPLYVALAQRKEDRRARLQAQFSQMRPVAMAPSMAPRMPMYPPGAPGMGQQLFYGQAPPAMISPQAGFGYQQQLVPGMRPGGGPMPNFYMPMVQQGQQGQRPGGRRGAGPAPQTQQPVPMMPQQLMPRGRMYRFPPGRNVGDVTMPGVGGSMLPVPYNMGGMLPRDSAMGQPMPITALASALANAPSDQQRTMLGENLYPLVDQLEHDHAAKVTGMLLEMDQTEVLHLLESPDALKAKVAEAMDVLRNVSQSNTADQLAGLSLNENLVS